A region from the Arachis ipaensis cultivar K30076 chromosome B01, Araip1.1, whole genome shotgun sequence genome encodes:
- the LOC107625255 gene encoding nucleolin: protein MRTRNADSSSKSTTPKKAPPARKTAAKSAGESPAAKRNSTVKTRQIKKKEASPASNSIPDSNPDEPNSDEVVTTTPCSKRKPGRPRTKAVATPKLEEELKAVADETLVVDNSGDVEEAEKPQNVEVVDADNIDHEKEGHLEQVVECVGQSEEKEQKSMEVDETVKGNNAVEAEATASQDATMSSKQPERTLVDLNISVNEDDSMCQKEGEKEDEELNERDGREELKDQEQEKGDVELKEQEGEKGGEELKEQEAVNVKEELKEEDGDKGKEEVKDDEGETAKEETKEEETNITGHKECSNTDSAVMKDQSKEDFNTRKVGDEVTESSERLDFEEHGGEDIEEDPEEGPWEPPEENEALQEEHTELEAIANQRKSNKEHEIFVGGLDRDATEEDLRKVFKRIGEVVDVRLHKNSSTNKNKGYAFVRFANKEHAKRALSEMKNPVIRGKRCGTAPSEDNNTLFLGNICNTWTKEAIKQKLKDYGIDGVENITLVLDAKCEGLSRGFAFLEFSSHGDAMLAYKRLQKPDAIFGHPERSAKVAFAEPMREPDPEIMAQVKSVFINGLPPHWEEDHIREMLKSYGEIVRIVLARNISTAKRKDYGFVDFSTHEAAVACVEAVNKSELGDGASKIKVRARLSNPVPKTQAVKGGICGGFRIGHGRSGAFARSGRGYGRGRQPFNSWGNINRGRGVYHGGPRQIGRMDFRDDLDFNMYPDYHHRQFGPEGAMRGGHYPSNRGAAFAGPGPPRPYHDRAWGNIPAEGPSEPFPLRRPYSPGGQFNRPFSPGGQFNRPFMGRHFDDPYFYDDNVHGMKRPFYMTDPEPDYMGANRLRPRLDYADPSLFHENRHNDSYGAGSRQYPPDCYGSDYGRGPYSSFYGGDSSHGHGYYY, encoded by the exons ATGAGGACCCGAAATGCTGATTCCTCTTCCAAATCCACAACCCCGAAGAAGGCACCGCCGGCGAgaaaaaccgccgcaaaatccgCCGGAGAATCCCCTGCAGCAAAGCGCAATTCCACCGTCAAAACAAGGCAGATCAAGAAGAAGGAGGCCTCTCCCGCTTCCAACTCGATTCCCGATTCCAATCCCG ATGAGCCGAATTCAGATGAGGTTGTTACCACTACACCGTGTTCAAAGAGGAAGCCAGGGAGACCAAGAACTAAAGCAGTTGCCACACCTAAGCTGGAGGAAGAACTGAAGGCAGTGGCTGATGAAACTCTAGTTGTGGATAACTCTGGGGATGTGGAGGAAGCGGAAAAGCCTCAAAATGTTGAAGTTGTCGATGCTGATAATATCGATCACGAGAAAGAGGGGCACCTGGAACAAGTTGTTGAATGTGTTGGACAATCTGAAGAGAAGGAACAAAAGTCTATGGAAGTGGATGAAACTGTGAAGGGAAACAATGCAGTGGAGGCTGAAGCGACTGCTTCTCAGGATGCCACTATGTCTTCCAAACAACCTGAGCGAACTCTTGTGGACCTAAATATATCGGTGAATGAAGATGATTCTATGTGTCAAAAGGAGGgagagaaagaagatgaagagTTGAATGAAAGGGACGGTCGGGAAGAGTTGAAGGATCAGGAACAAGAGAAAGGAGATGTAGAGTTGAAAGAACAAGAGGGAGAGAAAGGAGGGGAGGAGCTGAAGGAACAGGAGGCAGTGAATGTAAAGGAAGAACTGAAAGAAGAGGACGGAGATAAAGGAAAGGAAGAAGTCAAAGATGACGAAGGAGAAACAGCAAAGGAAGAAACAAAGGAAGAGGAAACAAACATTACTGGACACAAAGAATGCTCTAATACTGATAGTGCAGTAATGAAAGACCAGTCGAAGGAAGATTTTAATACTAGAAAAGTTGGTGATGAAGTGACAGAGAGCAGTGAAAGGCTGGATTTTGAAGAACATGGTGGGGAGGATATTGAGGAAGATCCAGAGGAAGGTCCATGGGAACCTCCTGAAGAAAATGAGGCGCTCCAAGAGGAGCATACGGAATTGGAGGCCATTGCAAACCAGCGAAAGAGTAACAAAGAACATGAGATATTTGTTGGAGGGCTTGACCGTGATGCTACAGAGGAAGATCTGAGAAAAGTTTTTAAGAGGATTGGGGAGGTAGTTGATGTCAGGTTGCATAAGAATTCATCAACAAATAAAAATAAGGGCTATGCATTTGTGAGGTTTGCTAATAAGGAACATGCTAAGAGAGCATTGTCAGAAATGAAGAACCCAGTT ATACGTGGTAAAAGATGTGGGACTGCACCCAGCGAGGATAACAACACATTATTCTTGGGAAATATTTGCAATACGTGGACGAAAGAAGCT ATTAAACAGAAGTTGAAGGATTATGGTATTGATGGGGTTGAAAACATTACGCTTGTGCTAGATGCTAAATGTGAAGGATTGAGCCGTGGCTTTGCATTCCTTGAGTTTTCTAGTCATGGTGATGCAATGCTTGCGTACAAGAGGCTTCAAAAGCCTGACGCGATCTTTGGGCATCCTGAGAGAAGTGCCAAGGTAGCCTTTGCTGAGCCTATGCGTGAACCAGACCCAGAGATAATGGCACAGGTTAAATCTGTGTTTATTAATGGTCTTCCTCCTCACTGGGAAGAAGATCACATCAGGGAGATGCTTAAATCTTATGGTGAAATTGTAAGAATTGTACTAGCAAGGAATATATCTACAGCCAAGAGGAAGGATTATGGATTTGTTGATTTCTCAACACATGAAGCTGCTGTTGCATGTGTTGAAGCTGTAAATAAGTCTGAATTGGGTGATGGGGCATCAAAG ATAAAAGTGAGAGCTAGGCTATCAAATCCGGTGCCTAAAACACAAGCTGTAAAAGGTGGCATTTGTGGTGGGTTCCGAATAGGTCATGGAAGGAGTGGAGCCTTTGCAAGATCTG GAAGGGGTTATGGGCGGGGAAGGCAGCCCTTCAACAGCTGGGGAAATATTAACAGGGGTAGGGGTGTCTATCATGGTGGACCCAGGCAAATAGGGAGAATGGATTTCCGGGATGACCTTGACTTTAATATGTATCCAGATTACCATCATAGGCAATTTGGTCCTGAAG GAGCTATGAGGGGTGGACATTACCCAAGTAACAGAGGTGCTGCATTTGCTGGTCCTGGTCCACCTAGACCTTATCATGATAGAGCATGGGGTAACATCCCTGCAGAAGGCCCGAGTGAGCCTTTTCCTTTAAGGAGGCCATATTCCCCAGGCGGACAGTTCAACAGGCCATTTTCACCGGGTGGACAGTTCAACAGGCCATTTATGGGAAGGCATTTTGATGATCCGTATTTTTATGATGACAATGTGCATGGGATGAAACGCCCATTTTATATGACT GACCCTGAACCTGATTATATGGGAGCTAATAGACTTCGCCCACGATTGGATTATGCAGATCCATCTTTATTTCACGAAAACCGTCACAATG ATTCTTATGGAGCTGGCAGCAGACAGTACCCTCCTGATTGTTATGGTTCTGAT TATGGTAGAGGGCCATATTCGTCTTTTTATGGAGGTGATAGCTCACACGGGCATGGATACTACTATTAG